The Gemmatimonadaceae bacterium genomic interval CGCGAGCTCGACGCCGCGCTGTCGCTCTCGTCCCGCGTTCGTCAGTTCGTCAAGCGCAGATTCTGACCGCCACCTGCTCCGCCAGCCACGGCGCCATCGAATATTTGCCGGTGTCGACCGAGATGTAGCCGCGGTCTTCGGTCATCGTGAATTGATCTCGCCTGTGCAGCGCGCTCGCGCGATCGGCCAACGACCCTCGGCCGATCGCATACACCCAACCGGCGTGGACTTCGATCGACTCTGCCGACGCCTCGACTCGCGCCACGTCCGGGAAGAACCGCGACAGCGCGGCGAACGTCTCGGCCCGCACTCGAGCGAGTCGCTCGGCTGACGTCAGCGACTCCGTGAGTGGCGGCGCGAGCTCGCTCCCTTGGGCGAGCAGTCCGGCCTCGTACCACGAGAGGTACAACCGTCCGTCGCCGTACTGCTTGATGTCGCCAAACGGTCCCGTGCACACCGTCGCTCCTCGGATCGCCGACGGTTTCGCCTTGGCGTAGATCGCCGCGCGCAGGCGGTGCGACCAGGGCGCCGGCGGCGTGATCCCCATGGCGGCGTCCACTACGGGACGTCCTTCCCACAGCGCGTTCACGACTCTGTCGAAGCGACTGAGCTCGATGCCGTCGGGTTCGGACGTCACGTCGAAACGGCCATCGTCGCGGCGGCACACGGCGCGCACCTGAACGCCGGTATTCACCTCGATGAGCGGCTCGGCGCGCACCGCGGCGGCAATCGCGTCCGCCACCGCCACCGTCGAAACGGAGCGCTCCGGCACGCGGAACCCCGCAACGACTTGGTCCGACGCCGTCAGGTCGGCCAGTTCCGACCCCGACAGCCGGTGCACACGCGCCGACCGCAAATCGCGCAGGTATGTCTCGCCTTGGCCCGCCCGCGCCGCGTCGGCGATCATGTCGGCGATCGAATCCGCGTACTCGGCATACGCCTCCGCATCGACTACCGAGCGACGATGGATCATGTAGACGTCGTCATCGCTGGCCAGCGCGTCGAGTGAGCGTCCCGTCAACCGCTTCACCAACGCCTTGAACGCGAGCGCACCGGGAATGAGTCGCGCCGCGGTGTTGCGGGACGGATCGGCGGGATAGAGAAAGCCGAGGTGGATCTTCCCTTCGTTCCACCGGCTCGCGCGCTGCATGACATCGTGCGCGCGATCGACGAGCGTCACACGTTGCCCGCGCCGCGCGAGCTCCAGCGCCGTGCAGCAGCCGAGCATCCCGGCGCCCAGCACGGCGATGCGGCGATCACTCACGATCTCGGCACGTCAACGCGCCGTGCGTTCCGCACGCCGCAACGCCACGAACTCGTCCCAGTCGCGCAGATAGTCCGCGTCGTCGTGCGGCGAGTCCGTCAACACGAGACAGACGGCCGACGCCGTGAAATCATGCAACCGGAGCCAGTGCATCGGCGGAACATGGAGCGCTCGGCACGAATCCAAGAGCGCGTAGTCGGCGGAGTCGCAACCGTCCGATGCGTGGACACGAAACGATCCGGCGACGGGCACGATGAGCTGGCCCGTCCTGCGATGCGCGTGACCACCCCGCTCGCTCAGGACGGAGTGCAGAAAAAAAGCATTGCGGACCTCGAAGGGCACGACGTCGAGCGACGTCAGAATGCCCCGCGCGTCCTCGAATCGCGGTAGGTCGATCCACTCGAGTTGGTTGAGACTCATGACGGTTGCATCGCGGAAACTCGGTCGCCCACAAAGTTAAGCGGGCACGGCAGATGGTTTTTTCGAGCGCCTCGCCCCCGGCAAGCTCCAGGATGTCACCGATGAGTCTCTGGGTCTTTCGCCGCACCGAAACCCCTCCGGACGTCCGCGCGGTTGCCCCATCTTTGCCACTCGTGCTAGTAAGCGGCGCGTGCGGGATCGTTGAGGCCTGGGGTGGCCACGGCGAGGACCGTCTCGCGTGATGTCAGACTCAGCCCAACGAAACGCCCGACAACGCGCCTCGACCTTGAGCAGCACTGATGGAGGTACCCATGACTAGACTCTCAACTCTGCGCTTGATTGCCGGCTTTGTCACCTCGGTAGCGATCGGCGCATGCTATTCCTCTTCGGATCACCTGTACGGTGTCGCCTACGGCACGTACGAGCCGCCCCTCTCTCCCGTCGAAGTGATCCCGACGTCACCAGGCTTCAACTACGTCTGGGTTGGCGGACACTATCGCTGGACCAGCGACAGATACGTCTGGACGCCAGGATCTTGGGTCGTTCCG includes:
- a CDS encoding FdtA/QdtA family cupin domain-containing protein, which codes for MSLNQLEWIDLPRFEDARGILTSLDVVPFEVRNAFFLHSVLSERGGHAHRRTGQLIVPVAGSFRVHASDGCDSADYALLDSCRALHVPPMHWLRLHDFTASAVCLVLTDSPHDDADYLRDWDEFVALRRAERTAR
- a CDS encoding C-type lectin domain-containing protein; this encodes MTRLSTLRLIAGFVTSVAIGACYSSSDHLYGVAYGTYEPPLSPVEVIPTSPGFNYVWVGGHYRWTSDRYVWTPGSWVVPARGYSVWVPGRWDHDGHGWYFVNGHWR
- a CDS encoding FAD-dependent oxidoreductase, which codes for MSDRRIAVLGAGMLGCCTALELARRGQRVTLVDRAHDVMQRASRWNEGKIHLGFLYPADPSRNTAARLIPGALAFKALVKRLTGRSLDALASDDDVYMIHRRSVVDAEAYAEYADSIADMIADAARAGQGETYLRDLRSARVHRLSGSELADLTASDQVVAGFRVPERSVSTVAVADAIAAAVRAEPLIEVNTGVQVRAVCRRDDGRFDVTSEPDGIELSRFDRVVNALWEGRPVVDAAMGITPPAPWSHRLRAAIYAKAKPSAIRGATVCTGPFGDIKQYGDGRLYLSWYEAGLLAQGSELAPPLTESLTSAERLARVRAETFAALSRFFPDVARVEASAESIEVHAGWVYAIGRGSLADRASALHRRDQFTMTEDRGYISVDTGKYSMAPWLAEQVAVRICA